A window from Desulfuromonas acetoxidans DSM 684 encodes these proteins:
- a CDS encoding energy transducer TonB yields MTSSSTRYTLIIGLILSLLVHAALLLFNVQWPEEKPSAKKPILVEVQPTKPVQETAIPEKTAPPQQAPRTGAVDHQVIKEQAPPGQEMEDSSPKMAQPAPAKPKTAPPPKPDKVEKPRPTVTVDPQQPDTIPEKKPTEPLPSLDQLLQTANNAAANITQRAQTKARPNVESGDDLLLNMREDKLFSFFSRFKKQIYGVWNYPEEAMKKRQQGVALLKVVINRDGSVEDVDLVSASGFERLDREAIAAIFKGGPYGALPDSYPEDQLTIMAYFEYILGQRLPNIYRRE; encoded by the coding sequence ATGACCTCTTCCTCCACCAGATACACTCTGATCATCGGACTGATTCTTTCGCTGCTTGTTCACGCAGCCCTGCTGCTGTTTAATGTTCAGTGGCCGGAGGAAAAACCGTCGGCGAAAAAACCGATTCTGGTCGAGGTGCAGCCAACCAAACCGGTTCAGGAAACCGCCATCCCGGAAAAGACGGCACCACCACAACAGGCCCCGCGCACTGGCGCTGTCGACCATCAGGTGATCAAAGAACAAGCCCCTCCGGGCCAGGAAATGGAAGACAGTTCGCCCAAGATGGCTCAACCGGCTCCGGCAAAACCCAAGACAGCACCGCCTCCCAAACCAGACAAAGTGGAAAAACCGCGCCCAACCGTCACGGTCGATCCGCAGCAGCCGGATACCATCCCTGAAAAGAAACCGACAGAGCCGCTGCCAAGTCTGGATCAATTGCTGCAGACAGCCAACAATGCGGCGGCCAACATTACTCAGCGCGCCCAGACCAAGGCCCGCCCTAATGTGGAATCCGGAGACGACCTACTGCTTAATATGCGTGAAGATAAACTGTTTTCATTCTTCTCGCGCTTCAAAAAACAGATTTACGGGGTGTGGAATTATCCTGAAGAAGCCATGAAAAAACGCCAGCAGGGTGTTGCGTTGCTTAAAGTGGTTATTAATCGTGATGGCAGTGTCGAAGATGTTGATCTGGTCTCAGCCTCCGGGTTCGAGCGCCTCGACCGTGAGGCCATCGCAGCAATTTTCAAAGGTGGCCCCTATGGCGCTCTGCCTGACAGCTATCCGGAAGATCAGTTAACAATCATGGCCTATTTCGAGTACATCCTCGGCCAGCGGTTGCCCAACATCTATCGCCGCGAATGA
- a CDS encoding HDOD domain-containing protein, which translates to MSRAFSPEIAVDVEAVLATVHSNIGMPLVAHKVLDLMHSGQVNAHALAAVIAQDQALALRVLKLANSPYYGFSRRISTVRDAVVILGDKALRNMVLILAMKGMHNHFGNTERLLWEESAAYAMGARFIAENVPGVHPEEAFMAGLMSNVGEVVSNNDDPQRFLMVFDRCRRQNLCDESSCPELPYPFTVLGAAVLSSWNFSPLLVASLYYVETEDLMGDSEDLLFRLCAVVFLARQLCRSLKLGGYQGSTHPVRAGYSGRALGLDGTALQNLQSDFATFFTENAPTLLYPD; encoded by the coding sequence ATGAGTCGCGCCTTTTCTCCAGAGATTGCCGTGGATGTCGAAGCGGTTCTGGCAACGGTTCACTCCAATATCGGCATGCCGCTGGTGGCGCATAAGGTCTTGGATCTGATGCATTCCGGGCAGGTTAATGCTCACGCGCTGGCGGCAGTGATTGCTCAGGACCAGGCGCTGGCTCTGCGTGTCCTCAAGCTGGCCAACTCACCCTATTATGGCTTCTCTCGGCGGATCAGCACCGTTCGGGATGCGGTGGTGATTCTTGGCGATAAAGCTTTGCGCAACATGGTGTTGATCTTGGCCATGAAGGGGATGCATAACCACTTTGGTAACACCGAGCGGTTATTGTGGGAAGAATCGGCTGCTTACGCCATGGGCGCACGCTTTATTGCCGAAAATGTTCCCGGTGTGCATCCTGAAGAAGCTTTTATGGCCGGACTGATGAGCAATGTTGGCGAAGTGGTGTCGAATAATGACGATCCGCAACGGTTCCTGATGGTTTTTGATCGCTGTCGTCGGCAAAATTTATGCGATGAGAGTTCCTGTCCCGAGTTGCCATACCCTTTTACAGTTCTTGGTGCCGCCGTGCTCAGTTCGTGGAATTTCTCACCGTTGCTGGTCGCCAGCCTCTATTACGTGGAGACCGAGGACCTCATGGGGGACTCTGAGGACTTACTGTTCCGTCTGTGCGCCGTGGTTTTTCTTGCCCGGCAACTGTGCCGTTCGTTAAAGCTGGGTGGTTATCAGGGCAGCACCCATCCTGTTCGCGCCGGCTACTCCGGCAGGGCGCTGGGACTCGATGGCACAGCTTTACAGAACCTCCAGAGCGATTTTGCAACGTTCTTTACCGAAAATGCCCCCACGCTGCTCTATCCGGACTAA
- a CDS encoding response regulator: MHKIMFVDDEPNVLRSLRRLFMDEGDYELFFANSGSEGLELLEEEPDVCVVVSDYRMPDMNGVEFLSQVHARKPDTIRIVLSGYADTASVVEAINIGHIYRFIPKPWNDDELLVNIANAVDTYDLSRNNKQLSEALEQRNDQLEHVNANLEETILERTEALELRSEVLQMAQDILDSMPVAVIGVDIEDQIVQANVAATRLLKPRGILLGEQTSAVLNDGILAFIEQVKLTDVSTDRIVINGDNYRANGQYLNDDRSRGIVITLVPVETE; the protein is encoded by the coding sequence ATGCACAAAATCATGTTCGTTGATGATGAGCCGAATGTCCTGCGCTCTTTACGGCGTCTGTTTATGGATGAAGGGGACTACGAACTGTTTTTCGCCAACTCGGGAAGTGAAGGCCTTGAGCTACTTGAAGAGGAGCCGGACGTGTGTGTTGTGGTCTCGGATTACCGTATGCCGGATATGAATGGTGTCGAGTTTCTGAGTCAGGTGCATGCCCGCAAGCCCGATACGATCCGCATTGTGTTGTCCGGTTACGCGGATACCGCCTCCGTGGTTGAAGCGATCAATATCGGTCATATCTACCGCTTTATCCCCAAACCGTGGAATGATGACGAGTTGCTGGTTAATATTGCCAATGCCGTCGACACCTATGATCTCAGCCGTAACAATAAGCAGCTTTCTGAGGCGTTGGAGCAGCGCAACGATCAACTCGAACATGTCAATGCCAACCTTGAAGAAACGATTCTGGAGCGCACCGAAGCTTTGGAGCTGCGCAGTGAAGTTCTGCAGATGGCTCAGGATATACTCGACAGCATGCCGGTGGCGGTCATCGGCGTCGACATTGAGGATCAGATCGTTCAGGCCAATGTTGCGGCAACCCGACTGTTGAAACCGCGTGGGATTCTGCTTGGCGAACAAACCTCGGCCGTACTCAACGACGGGATCCTCGCCTTTATTGAGCAGGTGAAGTTAACCGACGTCTCAACAGACCGGATCGTGATTAACGGTGACAATTATCGGGCGAATGGTCAGTATCTCAACGATGACCGCAGCCGGGGAATCGTGATCACCCTGGTTCCTGTTGAAACGGAGTAG
- a CDS encoding EamA family transporter: MLYLILVSVIWAFSFGLIKGQLTGLDPSVVAAVRLLLSLLVFLPFLRLQRCRFHHLVALILIGAIQYGLMYVAYTTSFRYLHAYEVALFTIFTPIYVTLINDLFSRRFHRRFFYAALLAVVGTAIVLYRDFHHGDFRQGFILLQGANLCFAFGQVAYTRIMKSIAHSDLQVFGLLYFGAVLSTVPMVWGKSLHQLTQMTLMQSASLIYLGVLASGICFFLWNHGARQVNAGTLAVCNNLKIPLAIACSALVFSEQVNWPQLLIGSGILCFSLLLNHWHLKRLR, encoded by the coding sequence ATGCTTTACCTGATCCTCGTCTCAGTGATCTGGGCTTTTTCTTTCGGTTTAATTAAAGGCCAATTGACCGGCCTTGATCCCAGTGTCGTTGCGGCAGTACGTCTGCTGCTCAGCCTACTGGTTTTTCTCCCATTTCTTCGCCTACAGCGCTGTCGTTTCCATCATCTGGTCGCACTTATTCTGATCGGAGCGATTCAATACGGTTTGATGTATGTGGCCTATACAACCTCTTTTCGCTATTTGCACGCCTACGAGGTCGCGTTATTCACTATCTTCACCCCGATCTATGTCACGTTGATTAACGATCTGTTCAGTCGCCGCTTCCACCGTCGTTTTTTCTATGCGGCCTTGCTGGCGGTTGTGGGTACAGCGATTGTTCTTTACCGCGATTTTCACCATGGCGATTTTCGTCAGGGCTTTATCCTGCTCCAGGGCGCCAATCTGTGCTTTGCCTTCGGCCAGGTCGCCTACACCCGCATCATGAAAAGTATTGCCCATAGCGACCTGCAAGTCTTCGGTCTGCTCTACTTCGGTGCCGTTCTCAGCACAGTACCGATGGTCTGGGGAAAGTCTCTGCACCAGCTTACACAAATGACCTTGATGCAATCAGCCTCATTGATCTATCTGGGGGTTTTAGCTTCCGGGATCTGTTTTTTTCTGTGGAACCACGGCGCCCGGCAGGTCAATGCCGGGACCTTGGCCGTGTGTAACAACCTGAAAATCCCTCTGGCTATTGCCTGCTCGGCCCTGGTCTTTTCAGAACAGGTCAACTGGCCGCAACTCCTCATCGGTTCGGGGATTCTCTGTTTTTCCTTACTGCTCAACCATTGGCATCTGAAACGACTGCGATAA
- a CDS encoding AI-2E family transporter: protein MTTTSPSCGRILTAFASLIIIIAGLKSAQDLIVPFLLAAFIAILCLPSLHWLERRHLPTSLNICIVISAALLTGLLLAVFVGSSLHDFSRTLPTYQARLHDQTRTLFDWLNQHGIDISSQIVLDYFDPSAAMKIAANTLSGVGAVLTDGFLILLTVIFILFEASAMPKKLKQALKNPEQSFAQFTRITQSVQGYLVIKTAVSLLTGAAVIIWLIILDVDYPILWGLLAFLLNFVPNIGSIIASIPAILLAIVQHGMGTALLVAGGYVIVNVVVGNIIEPRFMGKQLGLSPLVVLLSLIIWGWVLGPVGMLLSVPLTMIVKIALETTEDSRWIAILLG, encoded by the coding sequence ATGACAACAACCAGCCCCTCCTGTGGTCGCATCCTCACAGCATTTGCCAGCCTGATTATCATCATTGCCGGATTGAAAAGCGCTCAGGATCTGATTGTTCCGTTCCTGCTGGCGGCCTTCATTGCCATTTTATGCCTGCCGTCCCTCCACTGGCTGGAACGGCGCCACCTACCAACGTCTCTGAATATTTGCATCGTCATTTCGGCCGCATTGCTCACCGGTTTACTGTTAGCCGTTTTTGTCGGCAGCTCGTTGCATGACTTTTCCCGAACATTGCCGACCTATCAGGCGCGTCTTCATGATCAGACACGCACCCTGTTCGACTGGCTCAACCAGCACGGCATCGATATTTCGTCGCAGATTGTTCTCGACTATTTCGACCCCAGCGCGGCGATGAAAATTGCCGCCAACACCCTCAGCGGTGTCGGTGCGGTATTAACCGACGGATTTCTGATTTTACTGACCGTCATTTTTATCCTGTTTGAAGCCAGCGCCATGCCGAAAAAACTCAAACAGGCGCTGAAAAATCCGGAACAGTCGTTTGCCCAGTTCACCCGCATTACCCAAAGTGTGCAGGGCTATCTGGTGATCAAAACCGCAGTCAGCCTGCTCACGGGTGCAGCGGTGATCATCTGGCTGATTATTCTCGATGTCGATTATCCGATTCTGTGGGGACTGTTGGCCTTTCTGCTTAACTTTGTCCCAAACATCGGCTCTATCATTGCCTCGATTCCCGCAATCCTTCTGGCGATTGTCCAACACGGTATGGGCACCGCCCTGCTGGTCGCCGGAGGGTACGTTATTGTCAACGTTGTGGTGGGCAACATCATTGAACCGCGTTTCATGGGCAAGCAGTTGGGTCTGTCGCCCCTGGTGGTTCTGTTGTCGTTGATCATCTGGGGCTGGGTACTCGGCCCGGTCGGAATGCTGCTGTCTGTCCCCCTCACCATGATCGTTAAAATTGCCCTTGAAACAACTGAAGATTCACGCTGGATCGCCATTCTTCTCGGATGA
- a CDS encoding GGDEF domain-containing protein: MSAIDQLLSHDQCNRLPTPPVIAMRILDEVHKEEPSFRRLAAVITADPALTTRVLRIANSAIYAPVARINNLESALTRLGITTVTNIALSFILVGHFNCNENKGFNFTYFWKRAVTSAVSANLIAQKICKANDNIFITALLQDIGVLIAYLCLDDYKTIFDPEQRRQHTLKAVEQESFGFAHSQLGSEILEHWGVPEAIYQPIRYHHLSDNIPEPYDCPAHVINLADKISAVFHGRPVPEKLKVFRKILETRYHLSELSITKLIEEISEQSMQILSFFEIPSDKMKSAAEILQDANEQLSKLNLTNSQLLDQYRQEKEAAVLERQELATVNTELSRLAFEDSLTGLYNLRYFHDYFDRELQRSARYGTVFTLLMFDIDDFKAINDSHGHQAGDQVLIEIANLSRNMLRNTDVMVRYGGEEFAALLPETSLPQAHEIANRLRQEIEKLTVVWNNKKLQVTVSMGLAFYDPEQGTKNKNELIDIADKGLYQSKKAGKNRISMPQQDN, from the coding sequence ATGTCAGCCATCGACCAATTACTCTCCCATGATCAGTGTAACCGCTTGCCAACGCCACCGGTGATTGCCATGCGAATCCTTGACGAGGTCCACAAAGAGGAACCCTCTTTTCGTCGTCTGGCCGCAGTAATCACCGCCGACCCGGCGTTAACTACGCGGGTTTTGCGTATTGCCAACTCAGCAATTTACGCCCCAGTGGCGCGCATCAACAATCTGGAATCGGCTCTGACACGTCTGGGAATTACCACCGTCACCAATATTGCCCTGTCTTTTATCCTCGTCGGTCATTTTAACTGCAATGAAAACAAGGGTTTCAATTTCACTTATTTCTGGAAACGTGCCGTCACATCAGCGGTAAGTGCAAACCTTATCGCCCAGAAAATCTGCAAGGCTAACGACAATATCTTTATTACTGCCCTTCTTCAGGACATTGGCGTTCTCATTGCGTACCTGTGTCTGGATGACTACAAAACGATATTCGACCCGGAACAGCGACGTCAACACACACTTAAAGCGGTTGAGCAGGAGAGCTTCGGATTTGCCCATTCACAACTTGGTTCAGAAATCCTTGAGCACTGGGGGGTTCCAGAAGCGATCTACCAGCCGATTCGTTACCACCATCTTTCCGACAACATTCCAGAGCCTTATGATTGTCCGGCCCATGTCATCAACTTGGCTGACAAGATTTCTGCAGTCTTTCATGGTCGACCGGTCCCGGAGAAGCTCAAGGTTTTCCGCAAGATCTTGGAGACACGCTACCACCTTTCAGAATTATCCATCACCAAGCTGATTGAAGAGATCTCTGAACAGAGCATGCAGATTTTATCCTTCTTTGAAATCCCCTCGGACAAAATGAAATCTGCCGCTGAGATCCTTCAGGATGCAAACGAACAATTGTCAAAACTCAATCTCACCAACAGTCAGTTACTTGACCAGTATCGTCAGGAGAAAGAGGCTGCGGTTCTTGAACGTCAGGAACTTGCCACGGTCAATACCGAGCTCAGTCGCCTGGCGTTTGAAGACAGCCTGACCGGACTCTACAATCTACGCTACTTTCACGACTATTTCGACCGTGAACTGCAACGATCCGCCCGTTACGGCACAGTATTCACCCTGCTGATGTTTGACATCGACGATTTCAAAGCCATCAACGACAGCCATGGCCACCAGGCTGGCGATCAAGTCTTGATTGAAATTGCAAACCTGTCGCGCAACATGCTGCGCAACACCGATGTGATGGTTCGTTACGGTGGTGAAGAATTTGCCGCCCTGCTGCCGGAGACCTCACTCCCCCAGGCACATGAAATTGCCAACCGGTTGCGCCAGGAGATCGAAAAACTCACGGTTGTCTGGAACAACAAAAAGCTTCAGGTCACGGTCAGTATGGGGTTGGCTTTTTACGATCCAGAGCAGGGAACAAAGAACAAAAATGAATTGATCGACATCGCCGACAAAGGGCTCTACCAATCCAAAAAAGCCGGCAAAAACCGCATCAGCATGCCTCAACAGGACAATTAG
- a CDS encoding FmdB family zinc ribbon protein, producing MPMYEYQCQECGLVFEVRQKFSDAPVEECRECQGPVKKLISQSGFALKGGGWYDQGYSASKSAPSCPAAADGSCGGCPKAS from the coding sequence ATGCCGATGTACGAATATCAATGCCAGGAATGTGGTTTGGTTTTTGAGGTGCGTCAGAAATTTTCTGATGCGCCTGTTGAAGAATGTCGGGAGTGCCAGGGCCCGGTCAAAAAGTTGATCTCCCAGAGTGGTTTTGCGCTCAAAGGGGGAGGCTGGTATGACCAGGGATACTCGGCATCCAAGTCGGCTCCATCCTGTCCTGCTGCGGCCGATGGTAGCTGTGGCGGGTGTCCGAAGGCGTCCTGA
- a CDS encoding YigZ family protein: MTPRYTVPAQRYRCEIEVKRSRFIATVAATPTIEQSRDFIRTMQQEFPDANHNCWACVVGAPGATADTAMSDDGEPHGAAGKPMLTALQHSGLGDITVVVTRYFGGIHLGKGGMARAYTDAVLAALSGVTTKEKIDYCAVEIGCDYALLEPLQRLFDAYEVVVDDQQFADQVTLFLRLPEEHLTRFTTHITDLSHGRITIAIPA; encoded by the coding sequence ATGACACCACGTTACACAGTTCCGGCCCAGCGCTATCGCTGTGAAATTGAGGTAAAACGCAGCCGGTTTATCGCCACGGTGGCCGCCACGCCAACCATCGAACAATCGCGTGACTTCATTCGCACCATGCAACAGGAATTTCCTGATGCCAACCATAACTGCTGGGCGTGCGTTGTCGGCGCGCCCGGCGCCACTGCGGATACCGCCATGAGCGACGATGGCGAACCCCACGGTGCCGCAGGCAAACCAATGCTCACAGCGCTGCAACACAGCGGTCTTGGCGATATCACCGTGGTGGTCACTCGTTACTTCGGCGGCATTCATCTCGGCAAAGGCGGCATGGCCCGCGCCTATACCGATGCCGTTCTCGCGGCCTTGTCAGGGGTGACAACAAAAGAAAAAATTGACTACTGCGCAGTAGAGATCGGCTGTGACTATGCACTGCTTGAACCGCTGCAACGGCTTTTTGACGCGTATGAAGTTGTGGTTGACGATCAACAGTTTGCCGATCAGGTTACCCTGTTTTTGCGCCTACCCGAGGAGCACCTGACACGCTTCACCACCCATATCACCGACTTGAGTCACGGCCGCATCACCATCGCCATACCAGCCTAA
- the folD gene encoding bifunctional methylenetetrahydrofolate dehydrogenase/methenyltetrahydrofolate cyclohydrolase FolD — protein MGQLIDGKALAAKMREQMTAQVAELTAKGVTPGLAVVLVGEDPASRVYVSMKEKACAATGIFSDEHKLPAETTQDELLALIDKLNNDERIDGILVQLPLPDHIDEDCILNAISPLKDVDGFHPFNVGCLATGNPTFRSCTPYGVMKMLESIDCDLNGKEVVVVGRSNIVGKPVALMCLAENATVTICHSRTTDLPGHVGRADVVIAAVGRPEMIKGEWIKPGAVVIDVGINRVGDKKLVGDVEFEAAEKRASYITPVPGGVGPMTITMLLFNTVHSAMQRASR, from the coding sequence ATGGGGCAGTTGATTGATGGAAAAGCGCTGGCCGCAAAAATGCGTGAGCAGATGACCGCACAGGTGGCCGAGCTGACCGCCAAGGGGGTCACCCCCGGTCTGGCCGTGGTTCTTGTCGGTGAAGATCCGGCTAGCCGCGTTTATGTCAGTATGAAAGAGAAAGCCTGCGCGGCGACCGGTATTTTTTCCGATGAACATAAGCTGCCTGCGGAAACGACACAGGATGAGTTGCTGGCTCTGATTGACAAACTCAACAATGATGAGCGGATCGACGGTATTCTGGTCCAACTGCCGCTTCCCGATCATATTGATGAGGACTGTATCCTCAATGCGATCTCACCGCTCAAGGACGTTGATGGCTTTCACCCGTTCAATGTTGGCTGTCTGGCCACGGGCAATCCGACGTTTCGTTCCTGCACCCCGTATGGCGTCATGAAAATGCTCGAATCGATTGACTGTGACCTGAATGGTAAAGAGGTGGTTGTTGTCGGTCGTTCCAACATCGTCGGCAAGCCGGTAGCGCTGATGTGTCTGGCTGAAAATGCCACCGTAACCATCTGCCACTCGCGAACCACTGATCTTCCCGGTCACGTTGGTCGTGCCGATGTGGTGATTGCTGCCGTTGGTCGCCCCGAGATGATCAAGGGTGAGTGGATCAAGCCGGGGGCGGTGGTCATTGATGTCGGTATCAACCGGGTGGGTGACAAGAAGCTGGTTGGCGATGTCGAGTTTGAGGCTGCTGAGAAGAGAGCCAGTTATATTACGCCGGTGCCTGGTGGTGTTGGTCCGATGACTATTACCATGCTGCTGTTTAACACCGTTCACAGCGCCATGCAACGGGCGTCGCGTTAG
- a CDS encoding LemA family protein: MTTLIVLGVLVLLLVVVIGYVIMIYNGLVRLKNEADKSWSNIDVLLKQRFDELPKLIKVCEGYMKHEKATLEAVIKARSMVGQARSEKEQLEAQNMLTDTLKSLFAVTEQYPDLKADTAFRSLGNRISELEDQIADRRELFNEYITIYNIRIAQFPDVLVASKFNFTARDLWEIQPEHRADVDVSFDHL, from the coding sequence ATGACGACGTTGATTGTTCTGGGTGTTCTGGTTCTGCTGCTGGTTGTGGTGATCGGCTATGTGATCATGATCTACAATGGTTTGGTCCGTTTGAAAAACGAAGCGGATAAGTCATGGAGCAACATCGACGTGCTCCTCAAGCAACGCTTCGATGAATTGCCCAAGCTGATCAAGGTGTGCGAAGGGTATATGAAGCACGAGAAAGCCACCCTGGAAGCGGTGATCAAAGCCCGTTCCATGGTGGGACAGGCACGCTCGGAAAAAGAGCAACTCGAGGCTCAAAACATGTTGACCGACACACTCAAATCGCTATTTGCCGTCACCGAACAATATCCGGATCTCAAAGCGGATACGGCATTTCGCAGCCTCGGCAACCGCATCTCCGAACTGGAAGATCAGATCGCCGATCGCCGCGAACTGTTTAACGAATATATCACCATCTACAATATTCGCATCGCCCAGTTTCCGGATGTGCTGGTCGCCAGCAAATTCAACTTCACCGCCCGCGACCTGTGGGAGATCCAACCGGAACATCGCGCCGATGTCGACGTGTCATTCGACCATTTATAA
- the xthA gene encoding exodeoxyribonuclease III has product MKIISFNVNGLRARHHQVKAVIDTYQPDVLALQETKVHDDQFPLAEVESLGYEVRYYGQKGHYGVALLSRQAPVDVQYGFVDDDDEAQRRLIVGRYAFGDQMVTVVNGYFPQGENRSHAVKFPAKEKFYRDLRQMLENYEAKNDALLVVGDMNVAPLAEDIGIGPDNEKRWLAQGKSCFLPEERAWLQSVMDWGLHDSFRHCYPDVDDRFSWFDYRSRGFERDPKRGLRIDLILASQALISRCQDAGIDYDIRAMEKPSDHCPIWAEFSL; this is encoded by the coding sequence GTGAAAATTATATCCTTCAATGTCAATGGGTTGCGTGCCCGCCATCACCAGGTTAAAGCGGTGATTGACACCTACCAGCCCGACGTTCTGGCCTTACAGGAAACCAAGGTTCATGACGACCAGTTCCCGTTGGCGGAGGTTGAATCGCTGGGTTACGAGGTGCGTTATTATGGTCAGAAAGGCCATTACGGTGTGGCCTTATTGTCGCGGCAAGCCCCTGTGGATGTGCAGTACGGTTTTGTTGATGACGATGACGAGGCCCAGCGTCGATTGATTGTCGGGCGCTATGCATTTGGTGACCAGATGGTCACGGTGGTCAACGGTTATTTCCCTCAAGGGGAGAACCGTTCCCATGCGGTGAAATTTCCGGCCAAGGAGAAGTTTTATCGCGATCTGCGACAGATGCTGGAAAATTATGAGGCCAAGAACGATGCGCTTCTGGTGGTTGGAGATATGAATGTGGCTCCGTTGGCGGAAGATATCGGTATCGGGCCGGACAATGAAAAGCGTTGGCTGGCGCAGGGCAAGAGTTGTTTCCTTCCCGAGGAGCGTGCCTGGCTGCAGAGCGTGATGGACTGGGGACTGCACGACAGCTTTCGCCACTGCTATCCTGATGTGGATGATCGGTTCAGTTGGTTTGATTACCGCAGCCGCGGGTTTGAGCGTGACCCGAAGCGTGGGTTGCGTATTGATCTGATTCTAGCGAGTCAGGCACTCATTTCCCGTTGTCAGGATGCCGGGATTGATTACGATATTCGCGCCATGGAAAAACCTTCCGATCACTGCCCGATCTGGGCGGAATTTTCACTTTAA